One region of Pararhizobium qamdonense genomic DNA includes:
- a CDS encoding substrate-binding domain-containing protein, with amino-acid sequence MKLMRIAALTAMTMLAVGAAAGPSSAQDKDLKVGAIYMDAQGFYAGVRKGIQTGAADAGRKLDIIETNAQGDVSKESSFIDSLISAGVQAIIVSPVSADGSYRAIQRAHDAGIPVVCYNTCLGEKDMKEFVSAYAIGDPHDFGFKLGDAAADYFIAEKKDAPKIAVLNCEFVEVCVTRRKGFEEALLAKVPGAQIVANQEGATLDKAVSVAATMLSSNPDLDAFFGEAGGATLGAARAVKSQGRVGKTVVFGGDMTTEIAQELVDFTVIKAVVDISGQGLGKLALAQAIKSIDGQAPADIKVPYDIDLYNSTESAKAWLEAHSDGIP; translated from the coding sequence ATGAAGCTCATGAGAATAGCCGCTTTGACGGCGATGACGATGCTGGCCGTTGGTGCTGCCGCCGGTCCATCTTCGGCGCAGGACAAGGATTTGAAGGTCGGCGCGATCTATATGGATGCGCAGGGCTTTTATGCCGGTGTCCGCAAGGGTATCCAGACCGGAGCCGCCGATGCCGGCCGCAAACTCGACATCATCGAAACCAACGCGCAGGGCGATGTCAGCAAGGAATCGTCCTTCATCGATTCGCTGATCTCGGCCGGTGTCCAGGCGATCATCGTTTCGCCCGTGTCTGCCGATGGGTCCTACCGCGCCATCCAGCGCGCGCATGATGCCGGCATTCCGGTTGTCTGCTACAACACCTGCCTCGGCGAAAAGGACATGAAAGAGTTCGTATCCGCCTATGCCATCGGCGATCCCCATGATTTCGGCTTTAAGCTGGGGGATGCTGCGGCCGACTATTTCATCGCCGAAAAGAAGGATGCGCCGAAGATCGCCGTTCTCAATTGTGAATTCGTCGAAGTCTGCGTCACGCGCCGCAAGGGTTTTGAAGAAGCGCTTTTGGCCAAGGTGCCGGGTGCCCAGATCGTTGCCAACCAGGAAGGTGCCACGCTCGACAAGGCTGTTTCCGTCGCTGCGACCATGCTGTCCTCCAATCCGGATCTCGACGCCTTCTTCGGTGAAGCGGGTGGTGCGACGCTCGGGGCTGCCCGTGCCGTCAAAAGCCAGGGCCGTGTCGGGAAGACCGTGGTGTTCGGCGGCGACATGACCACGGAAATCGCCCAGGAACTGGTCGATTTCACTGTCATCAAGGCCGTTGTCGATATTTCCGGTCAGGGCCTGGGCAAGCTGGCCCTGGCGCAGGCGATCAAGTCGATCGATGGTCAGGCACCTGCAGACATCAAGGTGCCCTACGATATCGACCTGTATAACTCGACGGAATCGGCCAAGGCCTGGCTCGAAGCCCATTCCGACGGCATTCCGTGA
- a CDS encoding FadR/GntR family transcriptional regulator, whose amino-acid sequence MTTAEGLPIAESGKRSVREALLQQLIDKIISGEMAEGSTLPNEAELTDRFGVSRTTLREAMQHLSALGMIRSRTRAGTTILPRENWNYLDPLVLDATLKFGTDDRFYTSLIDARLLLEPAAAAQAASNATARQLFQISKSFEDMVEANARDTEAWSRADLEFHTAIINASGNWVYRQFATAIRAALLASFRLTNRASQSHEQAILKHQEVLEAIRMRQPDVARHAMEKLIGVARSEIAEALRNRS is encoded by the coding sequence ATGACGACCGCCGAAGGTCTCCCGATCGCCGAAAGCGGCAAGCGCAGCGTTCGCGAAGCGCTTCTCCAGCAGCTGATCGATAAAATCATCTCCGGCGAAATGGCCGAGGGATCGACTCTTCCCAATGAGGCCGAGCTGACGGACCGGTTCGGCGTCAGCCGCACGACACTGCGCGAAGCCATGCAACATCTTTCGGCACTGGGGATGATCCGCTCGCGCACGCGGGCCGGCACGACCATCCTGCCGCGGGAGAATTGGAACTATCTCGACCCGCTGGTGCTCGATGCCACCTTGAAATTCGGCACGGATGATCGCTTTTATACATCGCTGATCGATGCCCGCCTGCTCCTGGAGCCGGCCGCCGCCGCACAGGCAGCCTCCAATGCAACCGCACGGCAGCTGTTCCAGATTTCCAAGTCCTTTGAGGACATGGTCGAGGCCAATGCGCGCGACACCGAAGCCTGGAGCCGCGCGGATCTCGAATTTCACACCGCCATCATCAATGCCAGCGGCAATTGGGTCTACCGCCAGTTCGCCACCGCGATCCGGGCCGCATTGCTTGCCAGTTTCCGGCTGACCAACCGCGCCAGCCAGTCGCACGAGCAGGCAATCCTGAAACATCAGGAAGTCCTGGAAGCCATCCGGATGCGTCAGCCGGACGTGGCGCGCCACGCCATGGAAAAGCTGATCGGCGTTGCGCGCAGCGAGATTGCGGAGGCCCTGCGCAACCGTTCCTGA
- a CDS encoding sigma-54-dependent Fis family transcriptional regulator, with the protein MVSTLSHIREIERVGMGAVSPRDTPVIQSWLRCLNDYKLDPTIAQEAYIVPEFKLREHREQAEELIRIGRSGLEALFTQIAGQNYVLLLSDGRGVTVDFMGDPTFDNQLRKAGLYLGSEWSENRAGTCAVGACIVSGEPVIIHQDDHFDTSHIGLTCTAAPVYDTLGDLTAVLDISQLRSPTAKASQQLALHLVASTARRIELANLMTRTRNDWVLRLARSPEFLDVDPDAAIALDGSGRITGLTHGGFGALARSMNMRGLATRDFLGQPISEIFDIDIDDLPRFMRGRPNGERLLRARNGLVLFASAIAPAVNIRAPKVPEPRLPRALRDLSNGDAAMERLQIRAAKLAARDIPILIQGETGSGKEYLARAIHDSCGGNGNFVAVNCAAIPEHLIESELFGYASGAFTGASQKGKRGLIEEASGGTLFLDEIGDMPLGLQSRLLRVLSENEIQAIGALKSKPVRLRVLSASHRDLTDLVKDGRFRQDLYYRLNAATVSLPALREREDLGWLIDQMLRRIEKENGASYRIDTAARAALLAHDWPGNLRELSNVLRVAAALSEDGVLDLACLPDHLFAGDATVASGLDDDLRQALRDCGDNVSALARKLGVNRSTIHRRLNRLN; encoded by the coding sequence ATGGTATCGACGCTGTCGCACATACGAGAGATCGAGCGCGTCGGCATGGGCGCCGTCAGCCCACGCGATACGCCGGTCATCCAGTCCTGGCTGCGCTGCCTCAACGATTACAAGCTGGATCCGACGATCGCGCAGGAAGCCTATATCGTTCCGGAGTTCAAGCTGCGCGAACATCGCGAGCAGGCCGAAGAGCTGATCCGCATCGGCCGTTCCGGCCTTGAAGCCCTGTTCACGCAGATCGCCGGGCAGAATTACGTGTTGCTTTTGTCGGATGGGCGCGGCGTCACCGTCGATTTCATGGGCGACCCGACCTTTGACAATCAGTTGCGCAAGGCAGGCCTCTATCTCGGCTCGGAATGGTCGGAGAACCGCGCCGGTACATGTGCGGTTGGCGCCTGTATCGTCTCCGGAGAGCCCGTCATCATTCATCAGGACGACCATTTCGATACCAGCCATATCGGGCTCACCTGCACGGCCGCCCCCGTCTACGATACACTGGGGGACTTGACCGCCGTGCTCGATATTTCGCAGTTGCGCTCGCCGACGGCGAAGGCCAGCCAGCAACTGGCGCTGCATCTGGTCGCCTCGACGGCGCGGCGCATCGAGCTTGCCAACCTGATGACCCGCACGCGCAATGACTGGGTTCTGCGCCTTGCCCGCTCGCCGGAATTCCTCGATGTCGATCCTGATGCGGCGATCGCGCTCGACGGTAGCGGCCGCATCACCGGCCTGACGCATGGCGGCTTCGGGGCGCTCGCCCGCTCCATGAACATGCGCGGCCTTGCAACACGCGATTTCCTCGGCCAGCCAATTTCGGAGATCTTCGATATCGATATCGACGATCTGCCGAGGTTCATGCGCGGCCGGCCGAATGGCGAACGGCTGCTGCGGGCGCGCAACGGGCTCGTCCTGTTTGCCAGCGCGATTGCCCCTGCCGTTAACATCCGCGCGCCGAAAGTGCCGGAGCCGCGCCTGCCGCGGGCGTTGCGGGACCTCAGCAATGGTGACGCCGCCATGGAACGGCTGCAGATCCGTGCCGCCAAGCTGGCAGCGCGCGACATCCCCATTCTCATCCAGGGCGAGACAGGCAGCGGCAAGGAATATCTGGCGCGGGCCATCCACGACAGCTGTGGCGGCAACGGCAATTTCGTCGCCGTCAACTGCGCGGCAATTCCCGAGCACCTGATCGAGTCGGAGCTGTTCGGCTATGCATCCGGCGCTTTCACCGGGGCCAGCCAGAAAGGCAAACGTGGCCTCATCGAAGAGGCGAGCGGCGGCACGCTGTTTCTCGACGAGATCGGCGACATGCCGCTTGGCCTGCAGAGCCGGCTGTTGCGCGTCCTGTCGGAAAACGAAATACAGGCAATTGGCGCCTTGAAGTCAAAGCCGGTCCGCCTTCGGGTCCTGTCGGCCTCCCACCGCGATCTCACCGATCTGGTCAAGGACGGCCGCTTCCGCCAGGACCTCTACTACCGCCTGAACGCAGCCACCGTATCCCTGCCGGCATTGCGCGAACGCGAGGATCTCGGCTGGCTGATCGACCAAATGCTTAGGCGCATCGAGAAGGAAAACGGCGCGTCCTACCGGATCGACACGGCAGCGCGGGCGGCCTTGCTTGCGCATGACTGGCCGGGAAACCTGCGCGAGCTCTCCAACGTGCTGCGCGTGGCAGCCGCGCTCTCGGAGGATGGCGTTCTCGATCTCGCTTGCCTGCCCGACCATCTCTTTGCCGGGGATGCGACGGTGGCGTCCGGCTTAGACGATGACCTGCGCCAGGCGCTGCGCGATTGCGGCGATAACGTCTCGGCGCTGGCACGAAAACTCGGTGTCAACCGCTCCACCATCCACCGGCGCCTCAACCGGCTGAACTGA
- a CDS encoding 2,3-butanediol dehydrogenase, with amino-acid sequence MKALRFHAAKDLRIEDVTDPPEPGPGEVLVDNKFCGICGTDLHEYAYGPIFVPKEPHPFTGAHGPQILGHEFGGIVKAVGEGVDHVKPGDRVSIQPLIMPRQGDYYADRGLFHLSANLALAGLSWHSGGMAQAALLNGYNVQPIPDALSDQEAALIEPTAVAVYACDRGGVTAGNSVLVTGAGPIGILVAMAARAAGASQIFLSDLNDTRLSLAREALGEIRTINPKSEIVGNVIRAETEGNAGCDVAIECVGNEHALKNCADAVRKQGVVVQTGLHPGENPLNWFDVTFKDIDIRGSWAYPTHYWPRVARLIASGQIPASRIVTKYVSLSEAVTEGFDQLLDPAGKHLKILIDLSR; translated from the coding sequence ATGAAGGCACTGCGCTTTCACGCCGCCAAGGATCTGCGTATCGAAGACGTGACCGATCCCCCCGAGCCCGGCCCGGGCGAGGTGCTCGTCGACAACAAATTCTGCGGCATCTGCGGAACGGATCTGCACGAATATGCCTATGGCCCCATCTTCGTGCCAAAGGAACCGCATCCGTTTACCGGGGCGCATGGGCCGCAAATTCTCGGCCATGAATTCGGCGGCATCGTCAAGGCTGTCGGCGAGGGCGTCGATCATGTGAAGCCCGGCGACCGGGTGTCCATCCAGCCGCTCATCATGCCCCGCCAGGGCGATTATTATGCCGATCGCGGCCTCTTTCATCTGAGTGCAAATCTGGCACTCGCGGGTCTCTCCTGGCATTCCGGAGGGATGGCGCAGGCTGCCCTTCTCAACGGCTACAATGTCCAGCCCATTCCCGATGCGCTCTCGGACCAGGAAGCAGCCCTCATCGAACCGACCGCCGTTGCGGTCTATGCCTGCGACCGTGGCGGGGTGACGGCCGGCAACAGCGTGCTTGTTACCGGTGCCGGACCGATCGGCATTCTGGTTGCCATGGCCGCACGGGCCGCCGGTGCGTCGCAGATCTTCCTGTCCGATCTCAACGACACGCGATTGTCGCTGGCGCGGGAAGCACTTGGCGAGATCCGCACGATCAATCCGAAGAGCGAGATAGTGGGAAATGTCATCCGCGCCGAGACCGAAGGCAATGCCGGTTGCGATGTCGCCATCGAATGTGTCGGCAACGAACATGCGCTGAAAAACTGCGCGGATGCCGTGCGCAAGCAAGGCGTCGTCGTCCAGACCGGGCTTCATCCTGGCGAGAACCCGCTGAACTGGTTCGATGTCACCTTCAAGGACATCGATATCCGTGGCTCCTGGGCCTATCCCACCCACTACTGGCCCCGCGTGGCGCGGCTGATCGCCAGCGGCCAGATCCCGGCAAGCCGGATCGTCACCAAATATGTCTCGCTGAGCGAGGCGGTCACGGAAGGTTTCGACCAGTTGCTCGATCCCGCCGGCAAACACCTGAAAATCCTGATCGACCTGTCGCGATAG
- a CDS encoding NAD(P)/FAD-dependent oxidoreductase: protein MLDKTPTTRLQALLDTFGTALESGRIDDAVSLFAEDCYWRDLVAFTWNLKTVEGRDQVRDMLQAQLATAKPSNWRVAAGEQATEADGVLESWITFETATGRGYGLVRFKNGQIWTLLTALSELKGHEEKSGFTRPLGAKHGKELGAKTWKEEREEEASTLGYEKQPYTVIIGGGQGGIALGARLRQLGVPTIILEKNDRAGDSWRKRYKSLCLHDPVWYDHLPYIDFPKNWPVFAPKDKIGDWLEFYTKVMELNYWTRSTAKSAKWDEAAKEWTIVVDRDGEEVVLRPKQLVFATGMSGKANIPDFNGRDRFLGEQHHSSQHPGPDGYTGKKVVVIGSNNSAHDICAALYEAGVDVTMIQRSTTHIVKSDTLMDIGLGSLYSEQALANGVTTAKADLIFASLPYRIMHEFQIPLYDKMRERDADFYAALEKAGFQLDWGTDGSGLFMKYLRRGSGYYIDIGASQLIIDGKVKLAAGQVEEITENSIKLSDGTEIPADVIVYATGYGSMNGWVADLIDQETADKVGKVWGLGSDTPKDPGPWEGEQRNMWKPTQQEALWFHGGNLHQSRHYSQYLALQLKARMEGLPVPVYALQPVHHKR from the coding sequence ATGCTCGACAAGACCCCCACCACCCGCCTTCAGGCGCTTCTCGACACCTTCGGGACAGCGTTGGAATCCGGGCGGATCGACGACGCCGTCAGCCTGTTTGCAGAAGACTGCTACTGGCGCGATCTCGTCGCCTTCACCTGGAATTTGAAAACTGTCGAAGGCCGCGACCAGGTGCGCGACATGCTGCAGGCGCAGCTTGCAACGGCCAAACCTTCGAACTGGCGCGTCGCCGCTGGCGAGCAGGCCACGGAAGCCGACGGCGTGCTCGAAAGCTGGATCACGTTTGAAACGGCAACCGGACGCGGCTATGGCCTCGTGCGCTTCAAGAACGGCCAGATCTGGACGCTGCTGACGGCGCTGTCCGAGCTGAAGGGCCATGAGGAAAAATCCGGCTTTACCCGGCCGCTTGGGGCAAAGCATGGCAAGGAGCTCGGCGCCAAGACCTGGAAGGAGGAGCGCGAAGAGGAAGCCAGCACGCTCGGCTACGAAAAGCAGCCCTATACCGTCATCATCGGCGGCGGCCAGGGCGGCATCGCGCTCGGTGCGCGGCTGCGCCAGCTCGGCGTGCCGACGATCATTCTGGAAAAGAACGATCGTGCTGGAGACAGCTGGCGCAAGCGCTACAAGTCACTCTGCCTGCATGACCCCGTCTGGTACGACCACCTGCCCTATATCGATTTCCCGAAGAACTGGCCGGTCTTTGCGCCGAAAGACAAGATCGGCGACTGGCTGGAATTCTACACCAAGGTCATGGAGCTGAACTACTGGACCCGCTCCACCGCCAAATCGGCAAAATGGGATGAAGCGGCGAAGGAATGGACGATCGTCGTCGATCGCGATGGCGAGGAGGTCGTGCTCCGGCCCAAGCAGCTGGTATTTGCAACGGGCATGTCCGGCAAGGCGAATATTCCCGACTTTAACGGCCGGGACCGCTTTCTGGGCGAGCAGCATCATTCCTCACAACATCCGGGACCAGATGGCTACACAGGCAAAAAAGTCGTTGTCATCGGCTCAAACAATTCGGCCCATGACATCTGCGCCGCCCTCTACGAGGCAGGCGTCGATGTCACCATGATCCAGCGCTCGACGACCCATATCGTCAAGTCCGACACGCTGATGGATATCGGCCTGGGCTCGCTCTATTCCGAACAGGCGCTGGCAAACGGCGTAACGACAGCCAAGGCCGATCTGATCTTTGCTTCGCTACCCTACCGGATCATGCACGAATTCCAGATCCCGCTCTATGACAAGATGCGCGAGCGCGATGCGGACTTCTATGCAGCTCTGGAAAAGGCAGGCTTCCAGCTGGACTGGGGTACGGACGGCTCCGGTCTCTTCATGAAATATCTGCGCCGCGGCTCCGGCTATTATATCGACATCGGCGCCTCGCAGCTCATTATCGACGGCAAGGTCAAGCTTGCGGCCGGCCAGGTGGAGGAGATCACGGAGAATTCCATCAAGCTTTCGGATGGCACGGAAATTCCTGCCGATGTCATCGTCTATGCCACCGGCTACGGGTCGATGAATGGCTGGGTGGCCGATCTGATCGATCAGGAGACCGCAGACAAAGTGGGCAAGGTCTGGGGCCTCGGTTCGGACACGCCAAAAGATCCGGGACCCTGGGAGGGCGAGCAGCGCAACATGTGGAAACCGACGCAGCAGGAGGCATTGTGGTTCCATGGTGGAAACCTGCACCAGTCGCGCCACTATTCGCAATATCTGGCACTGCAGCTGAAGGCACGGATGGAAGGGCTGCCCGTCCCGGTCTACGCGCTTCAGCCTGTCCACCACAAGCGCTGA
- a CDS encoding potassium transporter Kup: MTAPIAAEPSQKPDTRKFLVLLLGSIGVVYGDIGTSPLYAFREALRPFSHDGVSEQEVVGLISLMVWTLTIIVTFKYVLFLLRADNDGEGGTLSLLALLMKKTGSYMPVLFFAGIIGAALFIGDAMITPALSVMSALEGLKLVTPALSGYVLPMSAAIMAGLFLVQSKGTAAVSNFFGPITVVWFLVMAWGGLLHIGDDATILQALNPVNAVWFITHAGFVGLIVLGAVFLTVTGAEALYADLGHFGRKPIQTAWFILVFPALALNYLGQGAFVLANPAAADNPFYLMYPEWALLPVVILATMATIIASQAVITGAFSLARQAVHLGFLPRLQITFTSETNTGQIYVPAVNMLLFVGVIVLIFAFGDSESLATAYGISVTGAMVVTTLMSFQFLRSVWGWSALSAAAILVPLLLLETIFLGANLLKIHDGGWVPVALALGIMVVMWTWTKGSRLLREKTAHHDIPLEKFIQSITTSKHAPATVPGTAVFLTSVGDKTPAVLLHNIKHNHVLHEKNVILTVRTSEKPYVSDDERAVITPINDRFARLELCFGFMDEPNVSKALAVCKKKAGFKFEIMQTSFYLGRRTLIGDPNSGLPRWQDSLYISLAGLGIDPSAYFKLPANRVVEIGEQVTI; encoded by the coding sequence ATGACAGCGCCCATCGCCGCCGAGCCTTCCCAGAAGCCCGATACCCGCAAGTTTCTCGTCCTTCTTCTGGGCTCGATCGGCGTCGTCTACGGCGATATTGGCACGAGCCCTCTCTACGCGTTTCGCGAGGCGCTTCGTCCTTTTTCCCACGATGGCGTGAGCGAACAGGAAGTCGTCGGCCTGATCTCGCTGATGGTCTGGACACTGACGATCATCGTCACCTTCAAATATGTCCTGTTCCTGCTTCGAGCGGACAATGACGGCGAAGGCGGCACGCTGTCGCTATTGGCTTTGTTGATGAAGAAGACCGGCAGCTACATGCCTGTACTGTTCTTTGCCGGCATCATCGGCGCCGCACTCTTCATCGGTGACGCCATGATCACGCCCGCCCTTTCGGTCATGTCGGCGCTTGAGGGACTGAAACTGGTGACACCAGCCCTCTCCGGCTACGTCCTGCCGATGTCGGCAGCGATCATGGCCGGGCTGTTCCTGGTCCAGTCGAAGGGAACGGCAGCCGTATCGAATTTTTTCGGCCCGATCACGGTGGTCTGGTTTCTCGTCATGGCCTGGGGCGGCTTGCTTCATATCGGCGATGATGCGACGATCCTGCAGGCGCTCAATCCGGTCAATGCGGTCTGGTTCATCACCCATGCAGGTTTTGTCGGCCTCATCGTGCTCGGCGCCGTGTTTTTGACTGTGACGGGCGCCGAGGCGCTCTATGCCGATCTCGGCCATTTCGGCCGCAAGCCGATCCAGACTGCATGGTTCATCCTGGTCTTTCCAGCACTCGCGCTCAACTATCTTGGACAGGGCGCATTCGTCCTTGCCAACCCGGCGGCCGCCGATAATCCGTTCTATCTGATGTATCCCGAATGGGCGCTGCTGCCCGTTGTCATCCTGGCGACCATGGCCACCATCATTGCCAGCCAGGCTGTCATCACCGGAGCCTTTTCCCTTGCTCGCCAGGCGGTTCACCTCGGCTTCCTGCCGCGCCTGCAGATCACCTTTACCTCCGAGACGAATACGGGCCAGATCTACGTTCCGGCCGTGAACATGCTGCTGTTTGTCGGCGTTATCGTTTTGATCTTCGCCTTCGGCGATTCCGAATCGCTGGCGACTGCCTATGGTATCTCCGTCACCGGCGCGATGGTGGTGACGACCCTGATGTCCTTCCAGTTCCTGCGTTCCGTCTGGGGCTGGTCTGCGCTTTCCGCCGCAGCCATCCTCGTGCCGCTTCTCCTGCTTGAAACGATCTTCCTTGGCGCGAACCTTCTGAAGATTCATGATGGCGGCTGGGTTCCCGTGGCGCTTGCGCTCGGGATCATGGTTGTCATGTGGACCTGGACCAAGGGCTCGCGCCTGCTGCGCGAAAAGACCGCCCATCACGATATCCCGCTGGAAAAATTCATCCAGTCGATAACAACGTCGAAACATGCTCCGGCTACGGTTCCAGGAACCGCCGTTTTCCTCACCAGCGTTGGCGACAAGACACCGGCAGTCCTTCTGCACAACATCAAGCACAACCACGTCCTGCATGAAAAGAACGTCATCCTGACAGTCCGGACCTCCGAAAAGCCCTATGTCTCAGACGATGAACGCGCGGTCATAACCCCCATCAACGACAGGTTTGCACGGCTGGAACTCTGTTTCGGGTTCATGGACGAGCCGAATGTCTCCAAGGCGCTCGCCGTTTGCAAGAAGAAGGCGGGCTTCAAGTTCGAGATCATGCAGACCTCGTTCTATCTCGGCCGGCGCACGCTGATTGGCGACCCGAATTCCGGCCTGCCCCGCTGGCAGGACAGTCTCTACATCTCGCTCGCCGGGCTCGGGATCGATCCGTCAGCCTATTTCAAGCTTCCGGCAAACCGTGTCGTCGAGATCGGCGAGCAGGTGACGATTTAG
- the pdxR gene encoding MocR-like pyridoxine biosynthesis transcription factor PdxR, with translation MDGLILDAKSALPLYLQLYDGLRQMILSGAIPGGTRIPSSRVLSESLGISRFTAVTALDQLIAEGYLNSARGSGTYVETVPKRSPITSSVAIQRDEPVTDQFDALISRRAKTLSWRSSLTLNDGSQYLHMATPDHRLFPVQIWSKLTKEVFTKCDFRIVNYREILTPSLLEQQIAQHIAISRGIRCDPEDVVTTLGAHHAVNLLAELLLDPGDTIAFEEPGMAAIRSIFQSYGCRIEPMHVDASGPNPQTIDRRDVKLAFVTAAKQQPMTIAMPMKRKLEMLHWAADRGTLIIEDDLGSEFRYQGGPIPPLKALDQAGQVIYVGAFSMSLLQSLRVGYMIMPRALAAKCRRLIQVRYRALPQFTEQIVARLIEDGHYSRHLHRMRRIYAKRQTRLLQIIRTAFADIFEPPDFTAGFYILCYYRDQSIDEDAVLIRCREHNLGVEQLSYYYANRSSPRKALLIGFAASNEDEIELGTQLLRRCIDQR, from the coding sequence TTGGACGGGCTGATACTCGATGCAAAGAGTGCGCTGCCGCTCTACCTGCAACTTTATGATGGGCTGCGGCAGATGATCCTGTCCGGGGCCATTCCGGGCGGCACCCGCATACCCTCGTCCCGCGTTTTATCGGAGAGCCTGGGAATTTCCCGTTTCACTGCCGTGACGGCGCTCGATCAGCTGATCGCGGAAGGATATCTGAATTCCGCGCGGGGCAGCGGCACCTATGTCGAAACCGTCCCCAAGCGCAGCCCCATCACGTCCAGTGTGGCCATCCAGCGGGACGAGCCGGTCACTGACCAGTTCGACGCGTTGATTTCGCGCCGCGCAAAGACGCTGTCATGGCGCAGCTCGCTCACCCTCAATGACGGATCGCAATATCTTCACATGGCAACGCCCGATCACCGGCTGTTTCCCGTGCAAATATGGTCAAAACTGACGAAGGAGGTTTTTACCAAGTGCGATTTTCGTATCGTCAATTATCGGGAAATCCTCACGCCGTCGCTGCTGGAACAGCAGATCGCCCAACATATTGCCATCAGCCGCGGCATCCGGTGCGATCCCGAGGACGTGGTGACCACGCTCGGTGCCCATCACGCCGTCAATCTTCTTGCCGAGCTGCTCCTTGATCCGGGAGATACGATCGCCTTCGAGGAGCCGGGCATGGCGGCGATCCGATCGATTTTCCAGTCCTATGGCTGCCGGATCGAGCCGATGCATGTCGACGCCTCCGGTCCTAATCCGCAGACGATCGATCGCCGCGACGTCAAGCTGGCCTTTGTGACGGCCGCAAAGCAGCAGCCGATGACGATTGCCATGCCGATGAAACGGAAGCTGGAAATGCTGCATTGGGCTGCCGACCGTGGCACGTTGATCATCGAGGACGATCTGGGCAGCGAGTTCCGCTATCAAGGTGGGCCCATCCCACCGCTGAAGGCTCTGGATCAGGCCGGCCAGGTCATTTATGTCGGTGCCTTCAGCATGTCCTTGCTGCAATCCTTGCGGGTCGGCTACATGATCATGCCAAGGGCGCTTGCCGCCAAATGCCGCCGTTTGATCCAGGTCCGTTACCGGGCATTGCCGCAGTTTACCGAGCAGATCGTTGCCCGCCTCATCGAAGATGGGCACTATAGCCGTCATCTTCATCGCATGCGCCGGATTTACGCGAAACGTCAGACCCGGCTCTTGCAGATCATCCGTACCGCTTTCGCCGATATTTTCGAACCGCCCGATTTTACAGCTGGGTTCTATATTCTTTGCTACTACAGGGATCAGTCGATCGACGAGGACGCGGTGCTGATCCGATGCCGGGAGCATAATCTCGGCGTCGAACAGCTGTCTTACTACTATGCCAACCGGTCATCGCCCCGAAAGGCCCTTCTCATCGGTTTTGCCGCGTCAAACGAAGACGAGATTGAGCTCGGAACACAATTGCTGAGGCGCTGTATCGATCAGAGGTGA